CACCAGGAACCCTAAATTCACCATTGTTCGCCGGATTTAGGTCACGACTTATTATCGCAACGTCCAAATCTTGTTTAGTGATCTCTTTACCTTCCGACCATAATACGGCTCGGTTTAATGTGTTCCATAGCTCACGAATATTACCCGGCCAGCTGTATATTTCTGCAAATTCTATTGCAGACTTGGAAATATTCTTACTCTCAAATAAGGGATGAGTCTTCATCTGCTGGTTTATCTCGATCATCAACTCTTCGATCAGGAAAGGGATCTCTTCTGAACGCGCCCTTAGCGAAGGCAACTCAATCACTCCAACGGCTAGCCGATAGAAAAGGTCTTCACGAAAAGACTCGTCAGAAACCATTTTAAAAAGGTCACGGTGTGTCGCAGCGATAATCCTCACATCAACACTTTTCGTGGCAACGTCTCCCACCTTTGTAATTTCCTGCTGCTGCAATGCCCTAAGTAATTTCACTTGAACGGCTAAAGGGAGTTCACCAACTTCATCAAGAAACAATGTTCCACCATTTGCTTGTTCAAATAGACCTGCATGATCTTGGTGTGCCCCTGTAAACGCACCTTTTACATGACCAAACAAAATGGAATCAACCAAATTTTCAGGTAAAGCACCACAGTTAACAGCTTTAAATGGCTTATCAGCACGAGGACTGGCTTTATGAATACCTTTTGCCATCACTTCTTTACCGGTACCACTTTCTCCGAGTAGCAAAGCCGGTAGATCAGCATAAGCCAATCGTTGCGCTTTCTTGATGACGTTCTGCATGACAGTAGATTTGGCCGTAATCGAATCAAAAGCACTATTGAGAGACGGTGTTTTTGAAGCAAGTTGAGCAATAGCTGTTGACGAAGATTTTTGATACTCAGCAGAAAAGTCTACAGGTACATCAACTTCGATTAACTGACCTTGAGGGGTAGTTTGAACTAACTGACATTTCGCAATACTCTTTCCAAGTAGAACAGAAACGACTGTCATTGCAGGCGTACCAGAGGTCAGGTTTAGAAAAACACCATCAGCCTGATCAGAGACATAAGCCAGTTGCTTGTGCATGACTTTGGTAATTGCAGTGTAATCAATTGGAGATGACAACCTGATACGTTGAATCTTTACTGAAGTATTGGAACGCCCGGCACAAGCAAGTTTTTTTTCAAGCCACTCTTTGTAATCATGCCATTCATCTTCCCATGTACTAGCCAGAATCACGACATCATCAATTGCTGACGCTTTTAACGCAATAGTCGCAATTGAAGCTGTTTTATCTAGCTTCATCTGATCAAGGTCTGTTCTTCCAAGCCAACTAAGCAAGGTTGCCATTCTATCTTCCGTAATTATCTTTACTTATTGATAAATACTTTACAGCAATAGTCTCTTAGTTGATATTCAATTAAGTGAAATGCAGATCCAGATTACACAAAATGGAAACTTGTCTATAGCGTCTCAATCTGAAGTAAAACTCGGTTAATCATGTTGGTAACTCCTATATTTGGATTAGGAGGAGCTTAATGCTTTTACAAAGACCCAAACCACACAGTAACGAAAGCTTGGAGAGCTTCTTTATCCGAGTTGCAAATAAAAATGGCTATGAAGATGTGAACCGTTTTCTTATGGCCACGAAACGTTACCTTCAAGATATCGACTTCTCAGGGTTCCAGACCTTCCCTACTAACATCTGCAAGATGAATCCTGCGTCAGCCAAAAGCAGTTCCAGTGCCCGTACAGCCTCACTCCTGAAACTCGCTCAATTAACGTTTAACGAACCTACCGAGTTACTTGGATTAGCAGTTAACAGAACAAACTTAAAATATTCTCCATCAACTAGTGCCGTGATCCGTGGCTCAGAAGTTTTTCCTCGCAGTTTACTCCGGACAAAGTCCATACCCTGCTGCCCATTATGCTTACAAGAAAATGGTTACGCTTCTTACCTTTGGCATTTTGAGGGTTACGATCACTGCCATATCCATAATGTACCTTTACTCAACAGCTGTCGCTGTGGTGCTGAGTACGACTATCGAGTGTC
The Vibrio cyclitrophicus DNA segment above includes these coding regions:
- a CDS encoding sigma-54 interaction domain-containing protein, whose amino-acid sequence is MATLLSWLGRTDLDQMKLDKTASIATIALKASAIDDVVILASTWEDEWHDYKEWLEKKLACAGRSNTSVKIQRIRLSSPIDYTAITKVMHKQLAYVSDQADGVFLNLTSGTPAMTVVSVLLGKSIAKCQLVQTTPQGQLIEVDVPVDFSAEYQKSSSTAIAQLASKTPSLNSAFDSITAKSTVMQNVIKKAQRLAYADLPALLLGESGTGKEVMAKGIHKASPRADKPFKAVNCGALPENLVDSILFGHVKGAFTGAHQDHAGLFEQANGGTLFLDEVGELPLAVQVKLLRALQQQEITKVGDVATKSVDVRIIAATHRDLFKMVSDESFREDLFYRLAVGVIELPSLRARSEEIPFLIEELMIEINQQMKTHPLFESKNISKSAIEFAEIYSWPGNIRELWNTLNRAVLWSEGKEITKQDLDVAIISRDLNPANNGEFRVPGDLQQHIDNIKKSAIESAMDYAAGNKSKAAKSLGLNNHQTLNNWLKTLNLES